From the Maioricimonas rarisocia genome, one window contains:
- a CDS encoding SDR family NAD(P)-dependent oxidoreductase, whose protein sequence is MNRPVETGRVAVVTGANHGIGAAIAKELAWRGYRVAMTWLEPTGYAYRNVDSSRIIHTQGGQDEADRVLREITTEGGEAVSISADLSKPDEIIAVLEAARSAFGPVDTLINNAAHAEADDTIEATDAASIDRTFSVNVRGSLLLIQTFLRQYREAGLSQGAIVNISTNAAQCDPFEINYGSSKAAVEAFTRGLCVALGPYGVRVNAVAPGPVHTGIPKSYITPELEQALIPRIPLGRCGQPEDIARAVRFLVSDDAQWISGQVLTVDGGHTWGRCQ, encoded by the coding sequence ATGAATCGTCCAGTCGAGACAGGCAGAGTGGCGGTCGTCACTGGAGCCAATCACGGCATCGGTGCCGCGATCGCGAAGGAACTGGCCTGGCGAGGATACCGCGTCGCGATGACGTGGCTCGAACCGACCGGGTACGCCTACCGGAACGTCGACTCCAGCCGGATCATTCATACGCAGGGAGGACAGGATGAAGCGGACCGGGTACTGCGTGAGATCACGACAGAGGGCGGGGAGGCGGTGAGTATCTCGGCGGACCTGTCGAAGCCCGACGAGATCATCGCCGTTCTGGAAGCGGCCCGGTCAGCATTCGGCCCCGTCGACACGCTCATCAACAATGCCGCTCATGCGGAAGCCGATGACACCATCGAAGCCACGGATGCGGCCAGCATCGACCGAACCTTTTCGGTCAACGTGAGGGGCTCTCTGCTGCTCATCCAGACGTTTCTCCGGCAGTATCGCGAAGCCGGGCTCAGCCAGGGAGCCATCGTCAATATCAGCACGAACGCGGCTCAGTGCGACCCGTTCGAGATCAACTACGGTTCGAGCAAGGCAGCCGTGGAGGCATTCACTCGAGGGCTGTGCGTGGCACTGGGACCGTACGGGGTCCGCGTGAACGCTGTGGCCCCCGGTCCCGTCCATACCGGCATCCCGAAATCGTACATCACGCCGGAGCTGGAACAGGCGCTCATTCCCCGTATTCCCCTGGGCCGGTGCGGCCAACCGGAGGACATTGCCAGAGCGGTTCGCTTCCTGGTCTCCGACGACGCCCAATGGATCTCAGGCCAGGTACTGACCGTCGATGGCGGGCACACGTGGGGGCGGTGCCAGTAG
- a CDS encoding response regulator yields the protein MTPVSEQHLRLVIADDDRGFRETLLEMLPPHIESTSVENGEAVIEVVQQTRVDLVLLDMHMPRLTGLEAIRIVKSYNVRLPCILMTADLTAELHQNARLAAVAAVLAKPFTRKVLIEAISTALQIRL from the coding sequence GTGACTCCCGTGTCTGAACAGCATCTGCGCCTGGTGATTGCGGACGACGATCGTGGTTTTCGCGAAACCCTGCTGGAGATGCTCCCGCCGCACATCGAAAGCACAAGTGTCGAGAATGGCGAGGCGGTCATCGAAGTGGTCCAGCAGACACGTGTCGATCTGGTCCTGCTGGACATGCACATGCCGCGGCTGACCGGTCTGGAAGCGATCCGGATCGTGAAATCCTACAATGTTCGGCTGCCCTGTATTCTGATGACGGCCGATCTCACAGCGGAGTTGCACCAGAATGCGCGGCTGGCCGCCGTTGCGGCCGTGCTCGCCAAGCCGTTTACGAGAAAGGTCCTGATCGAGGCCATCTCGACAGCCCTTCAGATTCGCCTCTGA
- a CDS encoding PA0069 family radical SAM protein has translation MNDRATPPPGRGAQIHPPNRFETVWYEEDYDHSDDPAADFEAARRPQTEYLPDESRSVVTENNSPDIAFRYSLNPYRGCQHGCSYCYARPSHEYLGLNAGLDFESKIFVKHKAPQLFRDWLSREKWEPELIAFSGITDCYQPAERKFRLTRGCLEVARDARQPVGIVTKNALICRDRDVLQPMAEQNVVHVSISVTTLDADLARLMEPRTSIPAARLRAIRELSAAGIPVAVMVAPVIPGLNDHEIPAILEAAADAGASAASYVLLRLPLTVRPVFLEWLERTQPSRYDRVVSRIESSRGGKLNSAEFGKRMRGEGLIAEQIRQTFQVFAKRHGLTRRQRNLDTSGFVRPQPTSGQMRLF, from the coding sequence ATGAATGACAGGGCGACACCTCCGCCGGGACGCGGAGCCCAGATCCATCCCCCCAACCGTTTCGAGACGGTCTGGTACGAGGAGGACTACGACCACTCGGACGATCCGGCAGCCGATTTCGAGGCGGCCCGACGGCCACAAACAGAGTACCTGCCCGACGAGTCCCGCAGCGTCGTTACCGAGAACAACAGTCCCGATATCGCCTTCCGCTACAGTCTCAATCCGTACCGCGGATGCCAGCATGGCTGCAGCTACTGCTACGCGCGGCCCAGTCACGAATACCTGGGATTGAACGCCGGCCTGGACTTCGAATCGAAGATCTTCGTCAAGCACAAGGCACCGCAGCTGTTCCGTGACTGGCTCTCGCGAGAGAAATGGGAACCGGAACTGATCGCCTTTTCGGGGATCACCGACTGCTATCAACCAGCCGAGCGGAAGTTCCGGCTGACCCGCGGATGCCTCGAAGTGGCCCGTGATGCACGGCAACCGGTCGGCATCGTGACGAAGAACGCACTGATCTGCCGGGACCGCGACGTGCTGCAGCCGATGGCCGAACAGAACGTCGTGCATGTCTCGATCAGCGTCACGACGCTCGATGCGGATCTGGCCCGGCTAATGGAGCCGCGAACCAGCATCCCGGCGGCACGGTTGCGGGCGATCCGGGAACTGAGTGCAGCGGGCATCCCTGTGGCGGTGATGGTGGCTCCGGTCATTCCTGGCCTGAATGACCACGAGATTCCCGCCATCCTCGAAGCCGCCGCCGACGCGGGTGCCAGTGCCGCCAGCTACGTCCTGCTGCGACTGCCGCTCACGGTCCGGCCGGTCTTTCTGGAATGGCTCGAGCGGACGCAGCCTTCCCGGTACGACCGGGTGGTCTCACGCATCGAGTCGAGCCGCGGGGGGAAGCTGAACAGTGCTGAGTTCGGCAAACGGATGCGAGGTGAGGGACTGATCGCCGAGCAGATCCGCCAGACGTTTCAGGTATTCGCAAAGCGGCACGGGCTGACCCGACGCCAGCGGAACCTGGACACCTCGGGATTCGTCCGGCCGCAGCCGACCAGCGGACAAATGCGACTGTTCTGA
- a CDS encoding inositol monophosphatase family protein, with protein MQELEVARRAAQIGGEVVSRYFRDGVTMRSKSTSNLVSDADLESERVIAACITESFPNHVILGEELHTGEVTAEDLWIIDPIDGTNNFAHGIPHFAISIAYYRSGQAVCGVVFNPARDDWFVAVRGEGATYNGKPAAVAQADSLSEVLVGLGFYYDRGAMMEATLAAARDLFGQEIHGIRRFGTASLDLCQVGTGMFGGFFEYQLSPWDFAAGRLFVEEAGGRVTTARGDALPLETTSVLASNGTLHESLLSIVAAHHP; from the coding sequence ATGCAGGAGCTGGAAGTTGCCCGCCGAGCCGCACAGATTGGCGGAGAGGTCGTGTCCCGATACTTTCGGGATGGCGTGACGATGCGGAGCAAGTCGACCTCGAACCTTGTCTCCGACGCCGATCTCGAATCGGAACGGGTCATCGCCGCGTGCATTACCGAGTCGTTTCCGAATCACGTCATCCTGGGAGAAGAACTGCATACCGGCGAAGTGACTGCCGAGGACCTGTGGATCATCGATCCGATCGACGGCACGAACAACTTCGCCCACGGGATTCCGCACTTCGCCATCTCGATCGCCTACTACCGGTCGGGACAGGCGGTCTGCGGCGTGGTGTTCAACCCGGCGCGTGACGACTGGTTTGTGGCGGTGCGTGGCGAAGGAGCGACTTACAACGGCAAACCAGCCGCGGTCGCGCAGGCGGACTCGCTCAGCGAGGTGCTCGTCGGGCTGGGGTTCTACTACGACCGGGGCGCGATGATGGAAGCGACGCTCGCGGCAGCACGCGATCTGTTTGGCCAGGAGATCCACGGGATTCGCCGCTTCGGCACGGCGTCACTCGATCTGTGCCAGGTGGGCACGGGCATGTTCGGCGGATTCTTCGAGTACCAGCTTTCGCCGTGGGACTTCGCGGCCGGTCGGCTGTTCGTCGAAGAAGCGGGGGGCCGGGTCACAACGGCTCGGGGTGACGCGCTGCCCCTCGAGACGACGAGCGTCCTGGCCTCGAACGGGACGCTGCACGAGTCGCTGCTGTCGATCGTGGCGGCGCATCATCCCTGA
- a CDS encoding efflux RND transporter periplasmic adaptor subunit, giving the protein MTDVQTQRFRGGADSQRNATSGPPARYLIAAGVAILVLVAAVSQIPSATTAGESESTASSNRLLPVRTIELTSITELETRHTFTGVVEPARTSQLGFERSGRVLELLVDEGERVEADQPLARLDTQALEIRSRELEAKRLEARAILAELRRGPREETIAAARANVEQFQAELELWTVTCSRNDRLRQNDAITEQQYDNARLNMSAARARLSAAKSQLRELEEGTRQEQLDAQDAVVAQLDANLALVETDLEKSVLRAPFAGTISKRLIDEGTVTSATATVFELVDTDHLEARIGLPADVASRLQPGQEKGLRKGTQHLAGRIRAVRPVLDPVTRTQVVIIDIVDDASRQTVPGEVVRLDITETGDADGFWVPLSALAQGPRGLWSLYAVDPASADAQAAEANNARVERRTVEVVHTEEDQALVRGTVYDGDRIVVNGLHRIVPGQLVRVVDDSIDGESPSMPTNLKRHSG; this is encoded by the coding sequence ATGACTGACGTTCAGACTCAGCGATTCCGCGGCGGAGCTGACTCTCAGCGCAACGCCACCTCGGGACCACCTGCTCGCTACCTGATCGCCGCCGGCGTCGCCATCCTGGTGCTGGTTGCCGCGGTGAGCCAGATCCCGTCCGCAACCACTGCGGGCGAATCGGAATCGACCGCATCGTCCAACCGGTTGCTGCCGGTGCGAACGATCGAGCTTACATCCATCACCGAGCTGGAGACGCGCCACACGTTTACCGGCGTCGTCGAACCGGCGCGCACCAGCCAGCTTGGCTTCGAACGGTCCGGACGGGTGCTCGAACTGCTCGTGGACGAGGGAGAGCGCGTCGAGGCCGACCAGCCGCTGGCCCGTCTGGACACACAGGCGCTCGAGATCCGCAGTCGCGAGCTCGAGGCCAAGCGTCTTGAAGCCCGGGCCATACTGGCAGAACTTCGCCGCGGACCACGGGAAGAAACGATCGCCGCCGCCCGCGCCAACGTCGAACAGTTTCAGGCAGAGCTGGAACTCTGGACGGTGACCTGCTCTCGGAATGACCGTCTGCGGCAGAACGATGCCATCACCGAACAGCAGTATGACAACGCCCGACTGAACATGTCGGCAGCTCGCGCACGCCTGAGCGCTGCGAAATCACAACTCCGCGAACTCGAAGAGGGGACGCGTCAGGAACAGCTCGACGCCCAGGACGCTGTCGTCGCACAACTCGACGCCAACCTGGCTCTGGTCGAGACCGATCTCGAGAAGTCGGTCCTGCGGGCACCGTTTGCCGGCACGATCTCAAAACGACTTATCGACGAGGGAACGGTCACCTCTGCGACGGCCACCGTCTTCGAACTGGTCGACACCGACCACCTCGAAGCCCGTATCGGCCTCCCCGCCGACGTCGCTTCCCGCCTGCAGCCCGGTCAGGAAAAGGGACTGCGCAAAGGCACGCAACATCTCGCAGGACGGATCAGGGCTGTCCGGCCCGTCCTCGATCCGGTTACGCGAACGCAGGTCGTCATCATCGACATCGTTGACGACGCGTCACGCCAGACGGTTCCCGGCGAGGTCGTTCGTCTGGATATTACCGAAACCGGCGATGCGGACGGCTTCTGGGTACCGCTCTCGGCTCTGGCCCAGGGGCCACGCGGACTCTGGTCCCTCTACGCCGTGGATCCGGCTTCTGCAGATGCCCAGGCTGCGGAGGCGAACAACGCTCGTGTTGAACGTCGCACGGTTGAGGTGGTGCATACCGAGGAAGACCAGGCTCTGGTGCGTGGCACCGTCTACGACGGCGACAGGATCGTTGTCAACGGGCTGCACCGCATCGTTCCCGGCCAGCTGGTTCGTGTTGTCGACGATTCGATCGACGGCGAATCGCCGAGCATGCCCACGAACCTGAAACGGCACTCCGGCTAA
- a CDS encoding FHA domain-containing protein, which yields MVTVTFQVLDGLERGQVFANLPTPITIGREEDNDIRLNDERVSRFHAKVQAHSGQVILTDLESTNGTRVNGHPVKMRVLQPGDQILIGRCLLVFGHPDELTNDEDSTSSRLSAHANLGDRTVSLDKQDVEFGTGGSDWDGPPFDLVEELFPNGPPSLPNGLNALQSAQLSDVVAYAHSRLMRVLLAGREEFASDSDGSICLSKATWQQLQRLELHLSQYLEQISDPPAE from the coding sequence ATGGTGACGGTGACCTTTCAAGTGCTCGACGGCCTGGAGCGGGGGCAGGTGTTCGCCAACCTGCCGACTCCGATTACGATCGGCCGCGAAGAAGACAACGACATCCGTCTCAACGACGAGCGCGTGAGTCGCTTTCATGCCAAGGTTCAGGCACATTCCGGGCAGGTCATTCTGACCGATCTCGAAAGCACCAACGGAACGCGGGTGAATGGTCATCCCGTCAAGATGCGCGTCCTGCAGCCTGGTGATCAGATTCTGATCGGCCGCTGCCTGCTCGTTTTCGGTCACCCGGATGAGCTGACGAACGACGAAGACAGCACGTCGTCGCGTCTCTCGGCCCACGCCAATCTCGGCGACCGGACGGTCTCGCTGGACAAGCAGGACGTCGAGTTTGGGACCGGCGGCAGTGACTGGGACGGCCCGCCATTCGACCTCGTCGAGGAACTCTTTCCGAACGGCCCACCCTCGCTTCCCAACGGACTGAATGCACTGCAGTCCGCCCAGCTGTCGGACGTGGTGGCTTACGCACACTCGCGACTCATGCGTGTCCTGCTCGCCGGTCGTGAAGAATTTGCTTCGGATTCGGATGGCTCGATCTGCCTGTCCAAAGCGACCTGGCAACAGCTTCAGCGGCTCGAACTGCACCTCTCGCAATACCTCGAGCAGATCTCCGATCCCCCCGCGGAATAG
- a CDS encoding efflux RND transporter permease subunit codes for MIPSSRLNSLFYRNPRLTLLTICLILVAGLSSYSMMPRMEDPLLSERVALVNTLLPGADAIRVESLVTEKLEHELLEIPEIKEIRSQSRAGVSLILVELRDDADDVHEVWSRFRSKLDDATTLLPREASEPRFDTLDIRANALLVALKWTGDASGDAAERPSEEKLAETNFAVLCRLADELEDSIDALRGTEDVELYGRPEEEILVEIDEPRLAAMGLTVSDVAQQLRQSDAKVSAGYLRGSSSDLLLEVGSELDTLDRIAATPIRFGTGGESVTLGEIASVHRGISDPPRRLSLVDGVPAIVLGALVRPGDRLDHWTEAATKELERFRSTLPRGVELVTIFDQNHYVETRLGDLIGNLLMGCLAVVGVIWFTMGWRSGLIVGTALPLSALMVIAGMRLLDIPIHQMSVTGLILALGLLIDNAIVIVDEVNTRCRSGMRPAKAVSESVSYLAVPLFGSTLTTAFAFAPLALMEGPAGEFVGSIAISVTLAIFSSLFLAMTVVPAIAARAAQSAKSARGTGPMHWWHFGFSSRRLNEGYLKTLRYVFERPRIGIVIGLILPVTGFALASQLPEQFFPPSDRDQFHVEVHLPAHASLKETLTTVDGIRQHMLAHEHVSSVNWFVGESAPSFYYNLITDERDVPNYAQGLVQLDCDESVCCLIHEIQDELDVAFPHARILVRQLEQGPPFNAPIEIRLFGPDLDVLDQLGNDVRQILSEVPQVVHTQAALGDSMPTLRVRVDEEEVRRSGLTHTAIATQLNDTLEGAIGGSVLESTEELPVRVRVANTRRNDLTSIRSLNLRGSEAGSVEGFAGRSLDSLGGFDLIADIPNVPHFGGMRLNEVQAYLQAGVLPGRALADFRRRLEASGFELPAGYSMQYGGETAKRNEAVSNLLSNTSVLVVLMLATLVLSFNSFRLAGIVAFVGALSVGLGLAALWVFGYPFGFMAIIGTMGLIGVAINDSIVVLAAIRQHPLAREGHPVAICNVVQHATRHIVSTTLTTIVGFMPLMLAGGAFWPPLAVAIAGGVGGATLLALFFCPSMYLLLLCKVPCELREPAAASHVSSYSHGGDPLPEDFAPHVRGEPLTPSHQALPADA; via the coding sequence ATGATCCCCTCATCCCGACTGAACAGTCTGTTCTATCGCAATCCGCGGCTCACGCTGCTGACGATCTGCCTGATCCTTGTGGCCGGCCTGTCGTCATACTCGATGATGCCGCGGATGGAAGATCCACTCCTCTCCGAGCGGGTGGCACTCGTCAACACGCTGCTGCCCGGTGCAGACGCAATTCGTGTCGAGTCGCTCGTGACCGAGAAGCTCGAACACGAACTGCTCGAGATCCCCGAGATCAAGGAGATCCGCTCGCAGTCACGTGCCGGCGTCTCGCTGATCCTGGTGGAACTGCGCGACGATGCCGACGATGTGCACGAAGTCTGGTCGCGGTTCCGCAGCAAACTGGACGACGCGACCACGTTGCTTCCCCGCGAGGCCTCGGAACCACGGTTCGATACGCTCGACATTCGTGCCAATGCTCTGCTGGTCGCCCTGAAATGGACCGGCGATGCGTCGGGCGATGCCGCCGAACGTCCCTCTGAAGAGAAACTGGCCGAGACAAACTTCGCCGTCCTCTGTCGTCTCGCCGACGAACTCGAAGACTCCATCGACGCGCTGCGGGGAACCGAGGACGTCGAGCTCTACGGCCGGCCGGAAGAAGAAATCCTCGTCGAGATCGACGAGCCGCGACTGGCCGCCATGGGGCTGACCGTCTCGGACGTCGCGCAGCAACTGCGTCAGAGCGACGCGAAGGTCTCCGCCGGGTACCTGCGGGGCAGTTCTTCGGATCTGCTGCTGGAAGTCGGCAGCGAACTGGATACGCTCGACCGCATCGCGGCGACACCGATTCGATTCGGCACGGGTGGGGAATCCGTCACTCTGGGCGAGATCGCAAGCGTCCATCGCGGCATCTCCGACCCGCCGCGGCGACTCAGCCTGGTCGATGGTGTTCCGGCCATCGTCCTCGGCGCGCTCGTGCGTCCGGGAGATCGCCTCGACCATTGGACGGAGGCGGCGACGAAAGAGCTGGAACGGTTCCGTTCCACCCTGCCGCGCGGTGTCGAACTCGTCACCATCTTCGACCAGAACCACTATGTCGAAACGCGACTGGGCGATCTGATCGGCAATCTGCTGATGGGGTGTCTGGCCGTTGTCGGCGTGATCTGGTTCACGATGGGATGGCGCAGTGGGCTGATCGTCGGCACCGCATTGCCCCTGTCGGCACTGATGGTGATTGCCGGTATGCGACTGCTCGACATTCCGATCCATCAGATGTCGGTGACCGGTCTGATCCTCGCGCTGGGCCTGCTGATCGATAACGCCATCGTCATCGTCGATGAAGTGAACACCCGCTGCCGCAGCGGCATGCGCCCTGCGAAGGCCGTTTCCGAAAGCGTGAGCTACCTGGCTGTCCCGCTGTTCGGTTCGACGCTGACGACAGCATTCGCATTCGCCCCGCTGGCGCTGATGGAAGGCCCGGCCGGTGAATTCGTCGGTTCCATCGCGATCAGCGTGACCCTGGCGATCTTCAGCTCGTTGTTCCTGGCCATGACGGTCGTTCCCGCGATCGCAGCGCGTGCCGCTCAGTCGGCCAAATCAGCCCGCGGGACAGGGCCCATGCACTGGTGGCACTTCGGGTTCTCCAGCCGCCGCCTGAACGAGGGCTACCTGAAGACACTCCGATACGTGTTCGAACGGCCGCGGATCGGCATCGTCATCGGCCTGATCCTGCCTGTGACCGGATTTGCCCTGGCCAGCCAGCTTCCCGAACAGTTCTTTCCTCCCTCCGACCGGGATCAGTTTCATGTCGAGGTCCACCTTCCGGCCCACGCATCGCTGAAGGAAACACTCACCACCGTCGACGGAATCCGGCAGCACATGCTGGCCCACGAGCACGTCAGCAGCGTCAACTGGTTCGTCGGCGAAAGTGCCCCTTCGTTCTACTACAACCTGATCACCGACGAACGGGATGTTCCCAACTACGCGCAGGGGCTGGTTCAGCTCGACTGCGACGAGTCGGTCTGTTGCCTGATCCACGAGATTCAGGACGAGCTCGATGTGGCGTTCCCGCATGCCCGCATCCTCGTGCGACAGCTCGAGCAGGGCCCGCCGTTCAACGCACCCATCGAAATTCGTCTGTTCGGCCCCGACCTCGATGTGCTCGATCAGTTGGGCAACGATGTCCGCCAGATCCTGTCCGAAGTGCCACAGGTCGTGCACACGCAGGCGGCCCTCGGGGACTCGATGCCGACGCTCCGCGTTCGCGTTGACGAAGAAGAAGTCCGCCGCTCGGGACTCACGCACACCGCGATTGCCACTCAGCTGAACGACACGCTCGAAGGTGCGATCGGCGGCAGCGTCCTCGAATCGACCGAAGAGCTGCCGGTCCGCGTCCGCGTTGCCAACACCCGCCGGAATGACCTGACCTCGATTCGTTCCCTCAATCTGCGCGGCAGCGAGGCTGGGAGCGTCGAGGGCTTCGCGGGGCGATCTCTGGATTCGCTTGGCGGGTTCGACCTGATTGCGGACATCCCGAACGTCCCGCACTTCGGCGGGATGCGGCTGAATGAAGTCCAGGCCTACCTGCAGGCGGGCGTCTTGCCCGGGCGGGCTCTGGCAGACTTTCGGCGACGCCTCGAAGCCTCCGGATTCGAACTTCCGGCCGGCTACAGCATGCAGTACGGCGGCGAAACGGCAAAGCGGAACGAAGCGGTCAGCAACCTGCTTTCCAACACAAGTGTGCTGGTCGTGCTGATGCTGGCCACGCTCGTGCTCTCGTTCAACTCATTTCGACTGGCCGGCATTGTCGCATTCGTCGGAGCACTCTCGGTCGGTCTCGGGCTGGCCGCCCTGTGGGTGTTCGGGTACCCCTTCGGCTTCATGGCAATCATTGGCACGATGGGGCTGATCGGGGTGGCGATCAACGATTCGATCGTGGTCCTGGCTGCCATTCGGCAACATCCGCTGGCACGGGAAGGACATCCGGTCGCGATCTGCAATGTCGTCCAGCACGCCACCCGTCACATTGTCTCGACGACCCTGACGACCATCGTCGGATTCATGCCGCTGATGCTCGCCGGCGGAGCCTTCTGGCCCCCACTGGCGGTCGCGATTGCCGGCGGCGTGGGCGGTGCGACACTGCTCGCCCTGTTCTTCTGTCCGTCTATGTACCTGCTGCTGCTCTGCAAGGTGCCGTGTGAACTTCGTGAGCCCGCGGCGGCAAGCCACGTCTCCTCGTATTCGCACGGCGGCGATCCTCTGCCGGAGGATTTCGCACCACACGTTCGCGGCGAGCCGCTCACGCCTTCGCATCAAGCGCTTCCGGCGGATGCGTAG
- a CDS encoding Gfo/Idh/MocA family protein produces MHEQSSSNLSRRTLLQNTGRTAAAAALAQVAAPGVFAGEDNTIRVALVGCGGRGTGAAANALATQQGPVKLVAMADVFTDKLDRSHTNLKRQFEPQVDVPEDRKFIGFDGYQKAMDALRPGDVVILATPPAFRWVHFTYAIEKGLNVFMEKPVTVDGPTSRKMLELGEESVNRNLKVGVGLMCRHCVARKELYERIRNGEIGEIQMLRAYRMAGPTATAFVPPRPEGDNELMYQIRNFHGFLWASGGAYSDFLIHNIDESCWMKDAWPVEAKASGGRHYRGDFVDQNFDTYSVEYTFADGTKLYLEGRTMPGCYKEFASYAHGTKGSAIISTSSHAPAKCRIFSGQNMSSENMTWAYPQPEPSPYQLEWDNLMAAIRNDTPHNEVKRGVEASLVTSMGRLAAHTGQLVTYDQMLNHDHEFAPEVDQLVIDGPAPVQANAKGHYPVPLPGIVKRREY; encoded by the coding sequence ATGCACGAACAGTCGTCCAGCAATCTTTCCCGCCGCACACTGCTGCAGAATACCGGCCGGACCGCGGCGGCTGCCGCCCTCGCTCAGGTCGCTGCCCCTGGCGTCTTCGCCGGCGAAGACAACACGATCCGCGTGGCACTGGTTGGTTGTGGAGGCCGCGGCACGGGAGCCGCTGCCAATGCCCTCGCCACTCAACAGGGCCCGGTGAAGCTCGTCGCGATGGCCGACGTCTTCACGGACAAACTGGACCGCAGCCACACCAACCTGAAGCGACAGTTCGAGCCCCAGGTGGACGTGCCGGAAGACCGCAAGTTCATCGGCTTTGACGGCTACCAGAAGGCGATGGATGCCCTGCGTCCGGGGGATGTGGTGATCCTCGCCACGCCGCCCGCCTTCCGCTGGGTGCACTTCACCTACGCGATCGAGAAGGGCCTGAACGTCTTCATGGAGAAGCCGGTGACGGTCGACGGCCCGACCAGCCGCAAGATGCTCGAACTGGGCGAAGAGTCGGTCAATCGCAACCTGAAGGTCGGCGTCGGCCTGATGTGCCGCCACTGCGTCGCCCGCAAGGAACTGTACGAGCGGATCCGCAACGGCGAGATTGGCGAGATCCAGATGCTCCGCGCCTACCGGATGGCCGGTCCGACGGCCACGGCCTTTGTGCCGCCCCGACCGGAAGGCGACAACGAACTGATGTACCAGATCCGCAACTTCCACGGCTTCCTGTGGGCCAGCGGCGGAGCGTACAGCGACTTCCTCATCCACAACATCGACGAGTCCTGCTGGATGAAGGACGCCTGGCCGGTCGAGGCGAAGGCATCCGGCGGTCGCCATTACCGCGGCGACTTCGTCGACCAGAACTTCGACACGTACTCGGTCGAGTACACCTTCGCCGACGGCACCAAGCTGTACCTCGAAGGTCGGACGATGCCCGGCTGCTACAAGGAGTTCGCCAGCTACGCCCACGGTACGAAAGGTTCGGCGATCATCTCGACGTCGTCCCACGCCCCGGCAAAGTGCCGCATCTTCTCCGGACAGAACATGTCCAGCGAGAACATGACCTGGGCCTATCCGCAGCCGGAACCGAGCCCCTACCAGCTCGAGTGGGACAACCTGATGGCGGCGATCCGCAACGACACGCCTCACAACGAAGTGAAGCGCGGCGTCGAGGCGAGCCTGGTCACGTCGATGGGGCGGCTGGCCGCTCACACCGGCCAACTGGTCACCTACGATCAGATGCTCAACCACGATCACGAATTTGCGCCCGAAGTGGACCAGCTGGTCATCGACGGACCGGCACCGGTGCAGGCGAACGCGAAGGGACACTACCCCGTGCCTCTGCCCGGCATCGTCAAGCGCCGCGAATACTGA